GAACTCCtccaaatgaagaaaaaatacatctcTTGAAAGTATCTCCTAAAATGTGCAAATCTCTAAAGAAACAGGATTATAATAAAATTTGACTCCACTCCATATTTTATGTGTTAATTGGTCATTTTAATGATGTCACAGACTAAATGTGATGcatgttgccatggtgactgCCATGGTTTTTGAAACTCTTGGTATTTACTCCAGAGACTGAGTATGAGACTCTGGTCTCCCCCTGCTGCAGGCCTTTTCCTCCATCATGACTGGTTCAACTTCCTgcatctgctgctgttctccaCATATTACATGCTGTGTTTAGAAATGTATTCATAAAACCTCAGACAGACGTGAACGATGATCAATagtattgattttctttttattttaaataagaaaagagaCTATTTTTGCATGGTCGTGTATTAGCTGTTCACCAAGCAGAGCAGAGCCCGACTGAAACTGGCTGCAGAGAGGAAGACAGTCAGTCATTTCATGCAAACGTCTGTGGAGCAACAGCTGATTTCTGCTGCACTTTACTGACGGTGTGCAGAGCTGTAAGTGTTTTAAAAGGTGCAGCACAGAGTCAGTGGGCTGCTCTGTTATTTCTAGAAATACAAATTCAGCCTGCAGTTTTAATAAGCCCTGAAATAAAccagacaggaagaggaagtgcTGACCGACGTGATCATTATGAGTCGGTGTGAAGAACTTCACTCCAGTAACGCTGAGCGTCATGGAGGTTACATCTGTCTGCTTCTGTAAGTACAACATTTAATAAGCAGCTTCTGTCTCAGTTCATATCAGATATTCAtctcattttaatgtgtttgcagtgatgaacatgtttgttctgctgACTGAACAAACTGAACCGGCTGAAAACGCTGGTGAGTTGTTGAGCATCACAAACAGGTTTTtacaaaaagtgacatttaagCTGCGTTTAGTTTAActtattgaaaaagaaaatttcaaatcTGATCAGTTCAATTGTTTCATATGAGTTAGTGTTTACCAGTGctcttattttttctgtaacacatgcttttccctttgttttccaCTCAGATGCATCTTTCCCGGATATTTTTCCAAGGAGACTTCAGTTCTTTGAGTATGAGTCCATTACTGTCCAGTGTGAACTGATGGAAGATGCAAATGTCTGGAGAGTAATGAGGGAGTTTCACAAATCCAGACCAACAAACTCTTCAGACCCCTGCAGCTCCCCAGCTCCATCCTGCACCATCAAACCGGCCTTGGAAAAACACAGTGGAGAGTACTGGTGTGAAAACGACCTGGGGGAGACGAGCCGGACCCTCAGCGTCTCTATTACAGGTCAATAATTCAGAAAAGGGTTCAGATTAGAAAAGAACATGAAATCTATTCATACTAAACTAATAACTGGAAATTTATACAGAGAGTAGAGTAACCTCAAAATACTCTTTTATATTTTACCTTTGAATGCactgtacattttgttttggatttaaaaacagacaataaaacCAGATTTCCTTCAATTCATCTTATAAAAATAAGTCATGGTTTTGTCTTGCCAAGATGCTATAATTAGCTAGATTGAAGAATATTTAgtatgaagaaaagaaaagaaatatgtaGGTATAtgattattccaccaaatattgatttctgaactcttccggagttaaaacattagtattgttgtttctaaatgaatataaacttgttttctttgcattatttgaggtctgaaagcgctgcatcttcattattttgaccatttctcattttctacaaaaaataaaaaatctttggaATTTCAGacacatgttgtcagtagttcatagagtAAATtaacaattttcattttactcagacataaacctataaagagtaaaatcagagaaactgattattTAAGTGACCTCTTAATTTTtccacacatatatatatatatatataaagtgagTGTCTTTTTTTGGGATACCAAATAAATCATTTGCACCAGAGCTGATTTGCTTCATAGAAGTTTGATTGACTTTATTAATCAAAACTGCATTCAGCATCAAAATAGCATTTTGCTGATGTATAATTGACTTTGCATGGCTTGTAGGGGTGGattggtgtgtgtatgtgtgtgtgttggactGGGAGCATATGAGTTGAAATATTGTTTAGTGGGTGCATGTGTGTCATTGTCAAATTGTTAAAGAACAGAAGAACGCCCTCCTGATGtgttatgtttctttttaaataaattatctccATATTTATTCTTCAGCTGGTCTGGTGATCCTGGAGGTTCCAGTCCAACCAGTAGCAGAAGGATCAGAAGTGACACTTCGGTGTATCCACCAGAAAACTGAGCTGCATCACATCAGAGATTTCTATAAAGATGGTCTCCATCTCATGACCTGCTACAGCAGCAACAGCTACATGACCATCAGAAACGTCTCCAAGGCCGATGAAGGGAACTACAGCTGCAGCATCTCTGGAGCCGGAGAATCTCCTGACAGCCGGCTGGCTGTTCACAGAACACTCACAGGTTGGTGTCACGTTTTAAAGGCTCATAACTGAGCTGGAATATTCAGCACTGAGTGAAGAGAGTCCTGCTGTGACAGGTTAGTCATTCCTTTTAGTCAGTTTGTCTTAAGTTTTACTTCCCGTTATGTTGatgtcatatttatattttaataccTAAAATATACTTTCAGGACCAACTGAAGAAACTCCTGTTCAGTGTGAGCAGAACAAAACCTTCAGTCTGGAGTCGGCTGTCAGAGTCGTGTTATTTGTCTTGTTGTCTCTGGTGACTGGAGTGATTCTCTACAAGCTGAGAAAAggtaataaaatcatttatatcCAGGTTAGTTATTTATTGACAGCATGTCTGATCAGCAAATTATGCTGGCCTCTACAACAGTTtgtctttttgcttttcttctgcataATTTCATTCAATAACTTGATGTATTCAAACTATGAGCTAAAAATTAATTCAGTAAGTTTTAAACCCTATAAATtaacaactttaaacatttagtgCAGGTTGTGGTAATTTGGTCtcagtgtttaattttaaaagcagtttattAAACTATCTTCAGATATCTGTGAAGCGAAGGGGAGAATTTTTAACTTCTCGatttaaaacctcaaattaAAACCACAGGCTTCAGCAAAACGAcctgctgtgtttattttgtacatCAGTGCAAGTTATGATCAAAAATACACAcggctgctgcagcagagagatGAGGTGCAGCTTCTGCATCAGGTTCACCTCaagaatattattatttatttatttaaaaactgcatagaggcaaaataaatcaatatgaaACTTCAGTCAGTAACATAAATCCTCCACAAAGAGAAATCTCTAAATTGAGATTCAAACTAAATCTTGactgattgttttgtttcccaTCAGGAGCAGAACCACAGACAGCGTCAGTCCATGTCTGTCAGAGGAGGAAACGCATCACTGACAGGAAGTAAACCGACAGCTTGAACTTCTGAGATgcaaaatatgatcaaaatgtGTCAggaagcataaaaatgttaataaacttaaatagtttttctcttttattggcaaatccatttcttttagaatcaaaatggatttaaataattaaaactttggttctcaataaagtttttttattttagatatgatGTATTATATTTTCCATAACTTGACCAGGTTGTCTTTAACTCATAgtgcatattaaataaaatctttaatcaTTGACCTTTAAAGGtgtgaatcaaataaaaacagctgtgCATTCATTTCTTGTCATGATTTCTTGTATTTCATATTGTTGAGTTTATATATTATTCACTGTAACAGAAAACTGTGAGAATATaacaactattttaaaaattaatttgaacatAATTTCATCACAACGATCAGTTACAAATATCAGGTTATATATGACAATATTAAGAGATTTcaaatgaattgttttgttctttcacaaGTTTTCGCAGTTATTTATTcttgtagtttgttttaaataagatcAACTGTATGATAACTTTTGAGccttttattttggttaaattGAGGATCATGTTCCTGATGGACTCTATcactatttaaagaaaatggcacactttaaaaaatacattggtAAATACATGAAagataatagaaataaaaaaggtaaagaaatacaaaaaagcttgaaaaaacaaacttcatattagcaaaaaaaaagcaaatggtAGCTATAATTTTTACATCTTGCacattaattaatgttttgtagTTTCTTCTACAGTAGAAAACTTTACTGGTCAACATAGATGGAAACATCAGAGGtcattaaactgaatttatctgctgatataaataaattagattctCTCACTTTGTCCTGAAACTGAACCCAGAGAAAT
The window above is part of the Xiphophorus couchianus chromosome 14, X_couchianus-1.0, whole genome shotgun sequence genome. Proteins encoded here:
- the LOC114157329 gene encoding low affinity immunoglobulin gamma Fc region receptor III-like isoform X1; protein product: MEVTSVCFLMNMFVLLTEQTEPAENADASFPDIFPRRLQFFEYESITVQCELMEDANVWRVMREFHKSRPTNSSDPCSSPAPSCTIKPALEKHSGEYWCENDLGETSRTLSVSITAGLVILEVPVQPVAEGSEVTLRCIHQKTELHHIRDFYKDGLHLMTCYSSNSYMTIRNVSKADEGNYSCSISGAGESPDSRLAVHRTLTGPTEETPVQCEQNKTFSLESAVRVVLFVLLSLVTGVILYKLRKGNKIIYIQEQNHRQRQSMSVRGGNASLTGSKPTA
- the LOC114157329 gene encoding low affinity immunoglobulin gamma Fc region receptor II-like isoform X2 gives rise to the protein MEVTSVCFLMNMFVLLTEQTEPAENADASFPDIFPRRLQFFEYESITVQCELMEDANVWRVMREFHKSRPTNSSDPCSSPAPSCTIKPALEKHSGEYWCENDLGETSRTLSVSITAGLVILEVPVQPVAEGSEVTLRCIHQKTELHHIRDFYKDGLHLMTCYSSNSYMTIRNVSKADEGNYSCSISGAGESPDSRLAVHRTLTGPTEETPVQCEQNKTFSLESAVRVVLFVLLSLVTGVILYKLRKGAEPQTASVHVCQRRKRITDRK